In the Sarcophilus harrisii chromosome 1, mSarHar1.11, whole genome shotgun sequence genome, one interval contains:
- the DOC2A gene encoding double C2-like domain-containing protein alpha, whose translation MRGRRGDRMTINIQEHMAINVCPGPIRPIRQISDYFPRLGPEGVGSGADPQAQLSPGAGAAATPSLTPLALSPGAGIRGAGASEEGAEVDSYDSDDTTALGTLEFDLLYDQATCTLHCSILRAKGLKPMDFNGLADPYVKLHLLPGACKANKLKTKTQRNTLNPVWNEDLMYRGITDEDITRKVLRISVCDEDKLSHNEFIGETRIPLRRLKPSQKKHFNICLERQVPLASPSSMTAALRGISCYLKELERAEQSQGLLEERGRILLRLTYSSHRRGLLVGIVRCAHLAAMDVNGYSDPYVKTYLRPDIEKKSKHKTSVKKKTLNPEFNEEFFYEMELPALATKTLEVTVWDYDIGKSNDFIGGVSLGPNSRGEALKHWRDCLRQSDVTLERWHTLTSELPPAAASFST comes from the exons ATGAGGGGCCGGAGGGGTGACCGGATGACCATCAACATCCAGGAGCACATGGCCATCAACGTGTGTCCTGGCCCCATTCGGCCCATTCGGCAGATCTCTGACTATTTTCCTCGACTAGGGCCTGAGGGTGTCGGAAGTGGAGCAGACCCCCAAGCCCAGCTCTCCCCAGGGGCTGGGGCTGCAGCTACACCCAGCCTAACGCCCCTGGCTCTGTCTCCCGGGGCTGGTATCCGAGGGGCTGGGGCCTCTGAGGAGGGGGCTGAAGTGGACAGCTATGACTCAGATGACACCA CTGCCCTGGGCACCCTAGAATTTGACCTTCTCTATGACCAGGCAACCTGTACTCTCCATTGCAGCATCCTCAGGGCTAAG GGCCTCAAGCCCATGGACTTCAATGGCTTGGCTGATCCCTACGTCAAACTGCATCTCCTGCCAGGGGCCTGCAAG GCCAACAAACTGAAGACCAAGACTCAGAGGAACACACTGAACCCCGTGTGGAATGAAGACTTAATGTATCGAGGGATTACTGATGAGGACATCACCAGAAAGGTGCTCAG GATCTCTGTCTGTGACGAGGACAAGCTGAGCCACAATGAGTTCATTGGGGAGACCCGGATACCACTTCGCCGTCTCAAACCTTCCCAGAAGAAGCACTTTAATATCTGTCTGGAGCGACAGGTCCCG cTGGCATCCCCTTCCTCTATGACAGCAGCCCTGAGAGGGATTTCCTGTTATCTGAAAGAG CTGGAGAGAGCAGAACAGAGCCAGGGGCTGCTGGAGGAACGGGGTCGCATCTTGCTCAGGCTCACCTACAGCTCTCACCGTCGTGGGCTGCTTGTGGGTATTGTTCGATGCGCCCATCTTGCAGCCATGGATGTCAACGGCTACTCAGACCCCTACGTCAAGAC GTACCTGAGGCCAGATATAGAGAAGAAATCGAAGCACAAAACATCTGTGAAGAAGAAAACTCTGAATCCGGAGTTTAATGAG GAATTCTTCTACGAGATGGAGCTCCCGGCTCTGGCCACGAAGACCTTAGAGGTCACGGTCTGGGACTACGACATTGGCAAATCTAATGACTTCATTG gtggaGTGTCCTTGGGCCCCAATTCACGGGGAGAGGCCTTGAAGCACTGGAGGGACTGCCTTCGACAATCAGATGTGACCCTGGAACGCTGGCACACCCTGACCAGCGAACTGCCTCCCGCTGCTGCCTCCTTTTCTACCTAA